The following proteins come from a genomic window of Mycobacterium sp. DL:
- a CDS encoding Dyp-type peroxidase, which produces MADGHPAVSRRRLLAGGAAALATTATLTQCGFVEPSPATDGSRSDSEPFHGMHQGGVRTAPQAHSLFVALDLRPDGDRTPRDTLQAILKLWTADAARLTQGIPALADTEPELTHHPARLTVTVGLGPTVFDRIGLTRSRPASVAALPGFDTDRLEPRWCGGDLLLQICADDPVVVAHTSRVLLKNVRAMTSQRWRQNGFRNARGTKPSGTTMRNLMGQVDGTANLRDDADFDRQVWDDGAQQRWFAGGTVLVLRRIRAELDTWDELDRTSRELTVGRRLESGAPLTGVGEFDEPDFEATEAGIPVIPPNAHIALARHRRDDERFLRRGYNYDHPPPAGQTTDCGLIFAAYQRDPRRQFTPVQQRLAASDALNRWVTNIGSAVFAVLPGASEGGYLGQSLLET; this is translated from the coding sequence ATGGCTGACGGCCACCCCGCAGTCAGTCGGCGGCGCCTCCTGGCCGGGGGCGCCGCCGCGCTGGCCACCACCGCCACACTCACCCAGTGCGGATTCGTCGAGCCATCCCCGGCGACAGATGGTTCGCGCTCCGACAGCGAGCCGTTCCACGGAATGCACCAGGGCGGGGTCAGGACCGCCCCGCAGGCGCACTCGCTGTTCGTCGCGCTGGACCTACGGCCCGACGGTGACCGGACCCCTCGCGACACCCTGCAAGCGATCCTGAAGCTGTGGACTGCCGACGCAGCGCGGCTCACGCAGGGAATCCCGGCGCTGGCCGACACTGAACCCGAACTCACGCATCACCCCGCGCGGCTCACCGTGACCGTCGGACTCGGGCCCACCGTCTTCGACCGGATCGGACTCACCCGGTCGCGACCGGCTTCGGTGGCGGCGCTACCCGGTTTTGACACCGACCGCCTCGAGCCTCGGTGGTGTGGCGGCGATCTACTGCTCCAGATCTGCGCAGACGATCCCGTGGTCGTCGCCCACACAAGTCGGGTACTGCTCAAGAACGTCCGCGCGATGACCTCACAGCGATGGCGGCAGAACGGATTCCGCAACGCGCGGGGCACCAAGCCCTCCGGCACGACGATGCGCAACCTGATGGGCCAGGTCGACGGCACCGCGAACCTGCGCGACGACGCGGACTTCGATCGTCAGGTCTGGGACGACGGCGCACAGCAGCGATGGTTCGCCGGCGGCACCGTCCTGGTCCTGCGCCGGATCAGAGCCGAACTCGACACCTGGGACGAACTCGACCGCACCAGCAGGGAATTGACGGTGGGCCGCCGTCTGGAGTCCGGGGCGCCGCTGACCGGTGTCGGTGAGTTCGACGAGCCCGACTTCGAGGCCACCGAAGCGGGAATCCCGGTCATCCCGCCCAACGCACACATCGCACTGGCACGACACCGCCGTGACGATGAACGTTTTCTACGCCGGGGGTACAACTACGACCATCCTCCGCCAGCCGGTCAGACCACCGACTGCGGTCTGATCTTCGCCGCCTACCAGCGCGACCCGCGGCGGCAGTTCACGCCGGTACAGCAGCGATTGGCCGCATCCGATGCGCTCAACCGGTGGGTCACCAACATCGGGTCGGCCGTTTTTGCGGTACTTCCCGGTGCGTCAGAAGGCGGCTATCTGGGGCAGTCCCTGCTGGAAACGTGA
- a CDS encoding copper chaperone PCu(A)C — MSDNRFRKLITALVVVALAASGCTSSDDHTVEPMAANVTLDDQWATAADAGMAAVFGIFRNTGPAAAHVVAGSSPAAGRVEIHEVVPDAGGTTMMRPKAGGLTVAAGSTHELVPGGDHLMLMDLGQPLRPGAEVSLTVMFEDGSDLPVTAQVRDFPGGNEDYQPDMHDHG; from the coding sequence ATGTCTGACAACCGATTCCGTAAACTCATCACCGCGCTCGTCGTGGTGGCACTCGCTGCATCCGGCTGCACGTCGTCGGACGACCACACCGTGGAGCCGATGGCCGCCAATGTGACACTCGACGACCAGTGGGCCACCGCGGCGGACGCCGGAATGGCCGCGGTGTTCGGCATCTTCCGCAATACCGGCCCTGCCGCCGCCCACGTCGTGGCCGGCAGTTCTCCGGCCGCGGGTCGGGTCGAGATCCACGAGGTGGTTCCCGATGCAGGCGGCACCACGATGATGCGGCCGAAGGCCGGCGGGCTGACGGTTGCGGCCGGGAGCACACATGAGCTGGTCCCCGGAGGTGATCACCTGATGTTGATGGACCTCGGGCAACCACTGCGACCAGGTGCCGAGGTGTCGCTGACGGTGATGTTCGAGGACGGGTCCGATTTGCCGGTCACCGCCCAGGTCCGCGACTTCCCCGGCGGCAACGAGGACTACCAGCCCGATATGCACGACCATGGCTGA
- a CDS encoding PepSY domain-containing protein: MTVPEDTIEPTSIPDSLAPPPPTLARRSWRPFVVRLHFYAGVLVAPFLVLAAITGGLYALAPTLERFVYNDILFVEPSGQPLPLREQAALAQSAFPELTMTGMRPPAGDTESTRIYLSDPTLDEESLRAAFVDPYTGAVLGDEATWFGYLPLSTWLDGLHRHLNLGEPGRVYSELAASWLWVVALGGVYLWLVKAASERRRNRAGRILTVDRSVTGRSRTLNWHGATGVWLLAGLLFLSATGITWSIYAGAHVTDIRTAFDWQRPQLDTALSAAPAGDHSGHGGAPAKDHPLLDPSAIDYGAVLDAAAGVGVRLPVELTLPAEQGEGVGVTEIDKPYRLTTNAAAIDPADHDVISEIDYQRDYSVIAKLADWGIRGHMGLLFGLLNQLLLLGIAVGLLTVIVRGYRMWWQRRPVRGSAWAVGRPPLRGGLRRLHPVAIATVAVVAAGVGWFLPLLGLTLVAFVVVDLIIGAVKQQQGTTKIQGGF, translated from the coding sequence ATGACCGTTCCTGAAGACACCATCGAACCGACCTCGATTCCCGATTCACTCGCCCCGCCTCCGCCGACGCTCGCACGACGAAGTTGGCGGCCCTTTGTTGTGCGCCTTCACTTCTACGCCGGCGTTCTGGTGGCGCCGTTCCTCGTCCTCGCGGCGATCACCGGCGGGCTCTACGCGCTCGCCCCGACACTCGAACGGTTCGTCTACAACGACATCCTGTTCGTCGAGCCCTCGGGGCAACCGCTGCCACTGCGCGAACAAGCCGCACTGGCGCAGTCCGCCTTTCCCGAACTCACGATGACCGGTATGCGACCACCGGCCGGCGACACGGAGTCCACCCGGATCTATCTCTCCGACCCCACACTCGACGAGGAATCGTTGCGTGCGGCGTTCGTCGATCCCTACACCGGTGCGGTGCTGGGTGATGAGGCAACCTGGTTCGGCTACCTGCCACTGAGCACCTGGCTCGACGGCCTGCACCGTCACCTCAACCTCGGCGAACCGGGCCGGGTCTACAGCGAGCTCGCAGCGTCCTGGCTCTGGGTGGTGGCGCTCGGGGGCGTGTATCTGTGGCTGGTCAAGGCGGCAAGTGAGCGTCGCCGCAACCGGGCAGGCCGGATCCTCACCGTCGATCGCAGCGTCACCGGACGATCCCGGACTCTCAATTGGCATGGGGCGACCGGCGTCTGGCTGCTGGCGGGCCTGCTGTTCCTGTCCGCCACCGGAATCACGTGGTCGATCTACGCCGGGGCCCACGTCACCGATATCAGGACCGCCTTCGATTGGCAACGGCCCCAACTGGACACCGCGCTGAGCGCTGCCCCGGCCGGCGACCACTCCGGCCACGGCGGCGCTCCCGCAAAGGACCACCCGCTGCTCGACCCGTCGGCGATCGACTACGGCGCAGTGCTCGACGCCGCGGCGGGTGTGGGGGTGCGCCTGCCCGTGGAGCTCACACTGCCCGCGGAGCAGGGCGAAGGTGTCGGCGTCACCGAGATCGACAAGCCCTACCGGCTGACGACCAATGCCGCCGCAATCGATCCCGCCGATCACGATGTGATCAGCGAGATCGACTACCAGCGCGACTATTCGGTGATCGCGAAGCTGGCCGACTGGGGCATCCGGGGACACATGGGACTCCTCTTCGGCCTGCTGAACCAGTTGCTGCTGCTCGGCATCGCGGTCGGACTGCTGACCGTGATCGTCCGCGGATACCGAATGTGGTGGCAACGCCGTCCGGTTCGCGGCTCCGCGTGGGCCGTCGGCCGTCCGCCGCTGCGCGGCGGCCTCCGTCGGTTGCATCCGGTCGCCATCGCCACAGTGGCCGTCGTCGCGGCGGGGGTGGGCTGGTTTCTGCCGCTCCTCGGGCTCACGTTGGTGGCCTTTGTCGTCGTCGACCTGATCATCGGCGCCGTCAAGCAGCAGCAGGGTACTACTAAAATTCAAGGTGGATTCTGA
- a CDS encoding aldo/keto reductase, giving the protein MTSAAAIPTVTLNDDHTMPVIGLGVGELSDSESETAVLAALEAGYRMIDTAAAYGNEAAVGRAIAQSGVSRDELFVTTKLATEDQGFTSSRHALTASLERLGLDYVDLYLIHWPAVEEGKYVDSWGGLMKAKELGDARSIGVCNFHSEHLDDLISLSFFIPAVNQIELHPLLNQAELRAINAEHGIATEAYSPLGVGNVLGNAAVTEIAEAQGRTPAQVLIRWSLQLGNVVIPRSSSPERIKTNLEVFDFELTEDQMSVLNGLDDGTRFRPDPETYTGP; this is encoded by the coding sequence ATGACCTCGGCGGCAGCGATTCCCACCGTCACACTCAACGACGACCACACGATGCCGGTCATCGGTCTCGGCGTGGGCGAGTTGTCGGATTCCGAGTCCGAAACCGCGGTACTGGCCGCGCTGGAGGCCGGTTACCGGATGATCGACACCGCGGCCGCCTACGGCAACGAGGCCGCCGTGGGGCGGGCGATCGCACAGTCCGGGGTGTCGCGCGACGAGCTCTTCGTGACGACCAAGCTGGCGACCGAGGACCAGGGCTTCACGTCCTCGCGCCACGCCCTCACCGCCAGTCTCGAACGACTGGGACTCGACTACGTCGACCTCTACCTGATCCACTGGCCTGCCGTCGAGGAGGGCAAGTACGTCGACAGCTGGGGTGGCCTGATGAAGGCCAAGGAACTCGGCGACGCCCGCTCCATCGGCGTCTGCAACTTCCATTCCGAGCATCTCGACGACCTCATCAGCCTGTCCTTCTTCATCCCGGCGGTCAATCAGATCGAACTTCATCCGCTGCTCAACCAGGCAGAACTGCGCGCGATCAACGCCGAACACGGGATCGCCACCGAGGCCTACAGCCCGTTGGGCGTCGGCAATGTCCTCGGCAACGCCGCAGTCACCGAGATCGCCGAGGCGCAGGGCAGGACGCCGGCGCAGGTGCTGATCCGGTGGAGCCTGCAACTGGGCAACGTCGTCATCCCCCGGTCGTCGTCGCCCGAGCGGATCAAGACCAATCTCGAGGTGTTCGACTTCGAGTTGACCGAGGACCAGATGTCGGTTCTCAACGGCCTCGACGACGGCACCCGGTTCCGTCCGGATCCCGAGACCTACACCGGACCCTGA
- a CDS encoding alpha/beta hydrolase, with protein sequence MTQSATGQAPATGSQLAADVTQPPIRRRVRARDVVANKVAAVTLRGLPHIPERVKRLLLGGRSITIDGNTLDTTLQLMLAGQQALGLDGLVADDDFVAARVQLELLSAGFRKRVPVSGVTDLTVTGAVAPIKARHYRTDEPNAPLLVFYHGGGHVIGSIDTHDDLCREICRAGSVHVLSVDYRLAPEHKAPAGSEDAYAAYLWACEHAAELGADPQRVAVGGDSAGANLSAVVSQQARDNGVPVPALQLLLYPVTDHRGQTRSRTLFARGFFLTERDMDWFTSRFLDGAPVAGTDPRVSPLLADDLSGLPPALVVTAGFDPLRDEGRHYAEAMREAGVAVDYREYGSVVHGFANFFPLGGDSATATADVISAMRAHLTRAG encoded by the coding sequence ATGACGCAGAGCGCGACGGGGCAAGCGCCCGCGACCGGATCCCAACTGGCTGCAGATGTGACGCAGCCTCCGATCCGTCGTCGGGTCCGCGCCAGGGACGTCGTCGCCAACAAGGTCGCCGCCGTGACGTTGCGCGGACTGCCGCACATCCCCGAACGCGTCAAACGCCTGCTGCTGGGCGGGCGCTCGATCACCATCGACGGCAACACGCTCGACACCACGTTGCAGCTGATGCTCGCCGGTCAACAGGCACTCGGTCTCGACGGCCTCGTCGCCGACGACGATTTTGTCGCCGCGCGCGTTCAACTGGAGTTGCTGTCGGCCGGCTTCCGCAAACGCGTCCCCGTCTCCGGGGTCACCGACCTGACGGTGACGGGCGCCGTGGCCCCGATCAAGGCGCGGCATTACCGCACCGACGAGCCCAACGCCCCGCTGCTTGTCTTCTACCACGGTGGCGGTCACGTGATCGGCAGCATCGACACCCACGACGACCTGTGCCGGGAGATCTGTCGGGCGGGCAGTGTCCATGTGCTGTCGGTCGACTACCGGTTGGCACCCGAGCACAAGGCCCCCGCGGGCTCCGAGGACGCGTACGCCGCCTATCTGTGGGCCTGCGAGCACGCCGCCGAGCTGGGTGCGGACCCACAGCGCGTCGCGGTGGGCGGAGACAGTGCGGGGGCGAACCTGTCGGCGGTGGTCTCGCAGCAGGCCCGCGACAACGGGGTACCGGTGCCCGCGTTACAGCTGCTGCTCTACCCGGTGACCGACCACCGCGGGCAGACCCGTTCGCGGACCCTGTTCGCCCGCGGCTTTTTCCTCACCGAGCGTGATATGGACTGGTTCACCTCCCGGTTCCTCGACGGAGCGCCGGTCGCCGGCACCGACCCGCGGGTGTCGCCGCTACTGGCCGACGACCTGTCCGGGCTGCCGCCGGCTCTGGTCGTCACCGCGGGCTTCGACCCGCTGCGCGACGAGGGCAGGCACTACGCCGAGGCCATGCGCGAGGCCGGAGTGGCCGTCGACTACCGGGAGTACGGATCGGTGGTGCACGGCTTCGCCAACTTCTTCCCGTTGGGAGGGGACAGCGCCACCGCGACCGCCGATGTCATCTCCGCGATGCGCGCACATCTGACCCGCGCCGGCTAA
- a CDS encoding thioredoxin domain-containing protein encodes MATKPKKNKNARYDLKAADRKRNLFVQIGLTAVVVIFAVSLVLYIVMSADEKPTAGEADPIRVESTSLIKKEGTEEPKAVVSLYEDFLCPACGRFEQQFGPTISQLVDSGAIAADYYMVAILDRSQNQNYSSRSGGAAYCVADESVEAFRRFHAALYAQQPGETGSSFPDNARLVEIARQAGAGGTVPECINNGTYVDMVKGLAGATNINSTPTIRINGEEYQPSTPDALVAKIKEIVGDVPALDAIAPAPAPAS; translated from the coding sequence GTGGCGACCAAACCCAAGAAGAACAAGAACGCGCGGTACGACCTGAAGGCCGCCGACCGTAAGCGCAACCTGTTCGTCCAGATCGGGCTGACCGCGGTCGTGGTGATCTTCGCGGTCTCCCTGGTGCTGTACATCGTGATGTCGGCCGACGAGAAGCCCACGGCGGGCGAGGCCGATCCCATCAGGGTCGAGTCGACCAGCCTGATCAAGAAGGAAGGGACCGAGGAGCCCAAGGCTGTGGTGTCGCTCTACGAGGACTTCCTGTGCCCGGCCTGCGGCCGGTTCGAGCAGCAGTTCGGCCCGACGATCAGCCAGCTCGTGGATTCCGGCGCGATCGCTGCCGACTACTACATGGTCGCCATCCTGGACCGTAGCCAGAACCAGAACTACTCGTCGCGCTCCGGTGGTGCCGCCTACTGCGTGGCCGACGAGTCGGTCGAGGCGTTCCGGCGCTTCCACGCCGCGCTCTATGCCCAGCAGCCCGGTGAGACCGGCTCGTCCTTCCCCGACAACGCGCGCCTCGTCGAGATCGCCCGTCAGGCCGGTGCAGGCGGAACCGTGCCGGAGTGCATCAACAACGGCACCTACGTCGACATGGTGAAGGGCCTCGCCGGCGCCACCAACATCAACTCCACCCCGACGATCCGGATCAACGGCGAGGAGTATCAGCCCAGCACGCCGGACGCTCTGGTCGCCAAGATCAAGGAGATCGTGGGCGACGTTCCCGCCCTGGACGCGATCGCTCCCGCACCGGCACCGGCGTCATGA
- a CDS encoding vitamin K epoxide reductase family protein — protein sequence MTVTAPTPTSPADPSAGEPVGGAVARSSALWVLIAGVVGLASALTLTIEKIELLINPDYVPSCSINPVLSCGSVMVTPQAELFGFPNPLIGIVSFAVVVVTGVLALAKVNLPRWYWAGLAGGALLGTVFVHWLIFQSLYRIGALCPYCMVVWAVTVPLLVVAASIALQPQHSGSALVRGIYTWRWSLVALWFTAVILLILERFWNYWSTLI from the coding sequence ATGACCGTCACCGCGCCCACTCCGACCTCACCGGCCGATCCGTCGGCCGGCGAGCCGGTTGGTGGCGCGGTGGCGCGGAGTAGCGCGCTGTGGGTGCTGATCGCCGGTGTCGTCGGTCTGGCGTCAGCGCTGACCTTGACGATCGAGAAGATCGAACTGCTGATCAACCCCGACTACGTGCCGTCCTGCAGCATCAACCCGGTGCTGTCCTGCGGCTCGGTGATGGTCACCCCGCAGGCCGAGCTGTTCGGATTCCCGAACCCGCTGATCGGCATCGTCTCCTTCGCCGTCGTGGTCGTGACGGGCGTGCTGGCCCTGGCGAAGGTGAACCTGCCGCGCTGGTACTGGGCCGGTCTGGCCGGGGGCGCGCTGCTGGGCACCGTGTTCGTGCACTGGCTGATCTTCCAGAGCCTGTACCGGATCGGCGCGCTGTGCCCCTACTGCATGGTGGTGTGGGCGGTGACCGTCCCGTTGCTCGTGGTGGCCGCGTCGATTGCGCTGCAGCCGCAGCACAGCGGATCAGCCCTGGTCAGAGGCATCTACACGTGGCGCTGGTCGCTGGTCGCGTTGTGGTTCACCGCGGTGATCCTGCTGATCCTCGAGCGTTTCTGGAACTACTGGTCGACTCTCATCTGA